In Candidatus Nomurabacteria bacterium, a genomic segment contains:
- a CDS encoding NUDIX domain-containing protein, with translation MRTRQFCMYCGGRLVQFDGQHLRCSQCNTMQFHNPIPATVGIFYQNGKLLYVRRAREPRKGCLDFAGGFLDNGESGESCILRECKEELKVDVEVRDYLGSYIDTYQHPSVSDGTKVLNLYYYCELLDQNIQPSDDVDGYEWIPIDHTPENIAFKHMLEALPKIRRILR, from the coding sequence ATGCGCACACGACAATTTTGCATGTACTGTGGTGGACGACTCGTACAATTTGATGGACAACATCTCCGCTGCAGCCAATGCAATACTATGCAGTTTCATAATCCCATTCCAGCCACTGTGGGTATTTTTTATCAAAATGGAAAACTGCTTTACGTCCGACGTGCTCGTGAACCACGGAAAGGATGTCTAGATTTTGCTGGTGGTTTTCTCGACAACGGTGAAAGTGGCGAATCATGCATACTGCGAGAGTGCAAAGAGGAACTCAAAGTTGATGTGGAGGTTCGAGATTACCTTGGCTCTTACATTGATACCTATCAGCATCCAAGTGTTAGTGATGGAACAAAAGTACTCAATCTCTACTACTACTGCGAATTACTTGATCAGAACATTCAACCATCTGATGATGTTGATGGCTATGAGTGGATTCCGATTGATCATACGCCTGAAAATATAGCTTTTAAGCATATGCTTGAGGCGCTACCAAAAATTCGGCGTATATTAAGATAG
- a CDS encoding bifunctional 5,10-methylenetetrahydrofolate dehydrogenase/5,10-methenyltetrahydrofolate cyclohydrolase: MFTTQLIDGRALAKEITDRTAAQLAKISGTPGLAIILVGNDPASEVYVKVKERACEKLGIHFALHRFPADANEADVLRKLEELNSDAKVHGIVVQLPLPSHLNEDRITQAIDWRKDVDGFHPMNVERYLTGQSGQAPSLIRSIMALLQKTDEQMNNKEALVLAYSDTFFLPMRKALESVGLQVSAQRADEMQVDDVKKADVVIIAAGKSKYLRGDMLKPKSILIDVGINEMPDGSVTGDVDAESVEGVAAWRSPVPGGVGPVTVAMLLQSTVEAFIVKEKAPHSLR, translated from the coding sequence ATGTTCACAACCCAACTCATTGATGGCCGAGCACTGGCCAAAGAAATTACCGATCGTACTGCCGCGCAACTTGCTAAAATCTCAGGCACGCCTGGTTTAGCTATTATCCTAGTTGGCAATGATCCGGCTTCTGAGGTATATGTGAAAGTAAAAGAGCGAGCCTGCGAAAAACTCGGCATTCATTTTGCGCTCCATCGATTTCCAGCTGATGCAAATGAGGCTGATGTACTACGAAAGCTCGAAGAGTTGAATAGTGACGCAAAAGTGCACGGCATTGTGGTGCAGCTGCCTTTGCCTTCGCACTTGAATGAAGATCGTATCACCCAGGCCATAGACTGGCGTAAAGATGTGGATGGCTTTCATCCAATGAATGTAGAGCGCTACCTGACTGGACAGAGCGGTCAAGCGCCCAGCCTGATTCGCAGCATTATGGCGCTTCTACAAAAAACCGATGAGCAAATGAATAACAAAGAGGCGCTGGTTTTAGCTTACTCTGACACCTTTTTCCTACCCATGCGTAAAGCACTAGAAAGCGTAGGCTTACAAGTGAGCGCGCAACGAGCTGATGAAATGCAAGTTGATGATGTAAAAAAAGCCGACGTCGTTATTATTGCTGCAGGGAAGTCTAAATACCTCCGGGGTGACATGCTTAAACCCAAGAGCATACTGATCGACGTAGGAATAAACGAAATGCCTGATGGGAGCGTGACTGGAGATGTTGATGCTGAGAGTGTTGAAGGTGTGGCTGCCTGGCGCAGTCCGGTACCTGGTGGCGTTGGTCCTGTAACTGTCGCAATGTTGCTGCAGAGCACGGTAGAGGCGTTTATAGTAAAAGAAAAAGCGCCGCACTCTCTTCGCTAG
- a CDS encoding serine hydroxymethyltransferase, whose amino-acid sequence MQTHDPIIQEAIKAELERQRHGLELIPSENFVSLAVLEALGSVLTNKYSEGYPGKRYYGGTEHVDTVEQLAIDRAKQLFGAEHVNVQPLSGAPANIEVYSALLEPGDTVLGMDLSHGGHLTHGHPVTWMAKLFNFIRYKTTAEGQIDYEEMERLAKEHHPKLILVGYSAYSREIEYARVKKIADEVGALTMADISHIAGLIAAGEMANPVPLFDVVTTTTHKTLRGPRGGMIMCKEQHAKAIDKAVFPGMQGGPHEHNIAAKAVAFGEALTPEFKDYAKQIKLNAQALCNALQEGGMRIMFGGTENHLILADVTPLGLGGKEAQELLDSVHITLNKNMIPDDPRKPMDPSGIRLGSPALTTRGMKEAEFTRIGQAIAALLKNPKSEEQQKQTIQMVEELTAAFPLYPEL is encoded by the coding sequence ATGCAAACCCACGACCCAATTATCCAAGAAGCCATCAAGGCTGAGCTGGAACGCCAGCGCCACGGCCTTGAATTGATTCCATCCGAGAACTTTGTTTCCTTGGCTGTACTTGAGGCACTCGGCTCTGTGCTCACAAATAAATATTCCGAAGGCTATCCTGGTAAACGCTATTATGGCGGTACCGAACATGTCGATACGGTTGAGCAGTTGGCGATTGACCGAGCTAAACAGCTTTTTGGCGCCGAGCATGTGAATGTGCAACCCCTCTCAGGCGCACCAGCAAATATCGAGGTGTACTCTGCCTTGCTGGAACCGGGCGACACAGTGCTAGGTATGGACCTCAGTCATGGCGGTCACCTCACCCACGGACATCCGGTGACCTGGATGGCTAAACTGTTTAACTTCATTCGCTACAAAACAACCGCCGAGGGACAGATCGATTACGAAGAAATGGAGCGATTGGCAAAAGAGCATCATCCGAAACTCATCCTGGTTGGCTACTCTGCTTATTCGCGAGAAATTGAATATGCGCGGGTAAAAAAAATTGCTGATGAGGTTGGCGCGCTGACCATGGCCGATATTTCCCATATTGCCGGATTAATTGCTGCTGGAGAAATGGCGAATCCAGTGCCGCTCTTTGATGTCGTTACTACCACTACGCACAAAACCCTACGCGGACCTCGCGGCGGTATGATTATGTGCAAAGAGCAACATGCCAAAGCAATTGATAAAGCAGTCTTCCCTGGTATGCAGGGCGGTCCGCATGAACATAACATTGCGGCGAAAGCTGTTGCTTTTGGAGAAGCGCTTACTCCTGAGTTTAAAGACTACGCGAAGCAAATTAAGTTGAACGCACAGGCACTCTGCAATGCATTACAAGAAGGTGGTATGCGCATAATGTTTGGTGGCACGGAAAATCACCTTATCCTGGCTGATGTCACTCCGCTTGGTTTAGGCGGTAAAGAAGCCCAGGAATTACTCGACAGCGTTCACATTACTTTGAATAAAAACATGATCCCGGATGATCCGCGCAAGCCTATGGATCCGTCAGGAATCCGTTTAGGCTCTCCTGCACTGACTACCCGAGGCATGAAAGAAGCTGAGTTCACTCGCATTGGTCAGGCTATTGCCGCACTGCTCAAGAATCCAAAGAGCGAGGAGCAGCAAAAGCAGACAATACAAATGGTAGAGGAATTAACTGCCGCCTTCCCACTCTATCCTGAGTTGTAA
- the lgt gene encoding prolipoprotein diacylglyceryl transferase, with the protein MDFLHETLPNAVAFTLGNISISWYGLCLSLGMLSAYFITYLLSRKRNIPLGRLTDLLLLTAFLGFIGARLYHVLNEPVYYWQHPGDIFQIWQGGLAIHGGILVGLLVLYYGARRLQLPLLRLTDLLAPGVLLGLSIGRWGNYFNQELFGRPTSLPWGIPIAESLRPESYINASYFHPVFLYESLIDLFGVVLLLGFIWLERKRQNDTAIGVVTALFFLLYGVGRFAAELFRFDATPHIIGIRLPLIVSALFILLGFWMLIRISQKRYPLPVRPEHSTLKSDANPRPNYPRSHQG; encoded by the coding sequence ATGGATTTCCTCCACGAAACACTTCCCAATGCCGTCGCTTTTACGCTAGGAAATATCTCTATTAGCTGGTACGGACTCTGCTTAAGTCTGGGCATGCTGAGCGCGTATTTTATTACCTACCTCCTTTCTCGTAAGCGAAATATCCCGCTCGGCCGACTGACCGACCTCCTCCTGCTCACTGCCTTTCTCGGCTTCATTGGCGCGCGGCTCTATCACGTGCTGAACGAACCCGTGTACTATTGGCAACACCCAGGTGACATATTCCAAATTTGGCAGGGCGGCCTGGCTATCCATGGTGGCATACTTGTCGGATTACTAGTGCTCTATTATGGAGCAAGGCGCTTGCAACTTCCCCTCCTTCGCCTGACGGACCTCCTGGCGCCTGGCGTACTCCTGGGCTTAAGTATTGGGCGTTGGGGAAACTATTTTAATCAAGAGTTATTTGGACGACCAACAAGCTTGCCTTGGGGCATTCCAATTGCTGAATCACTTCGACCAGAAAGCTATATCAACGCCAGCTACTTTCATCCGGTCTTCCTTTATGAATCGCTCATTGATCTTTTCGGTGTAGTGCTACTACTTGGCTTTATTTGGCTGGAACGAAAACGTCAAAATGACACAGCGATTGGGGTTGTTACCGCCCTCTTTTTCCTACTCTATGGAGTTGGCCGTTTTGCAGCCGAGCTCTTTCGCTTTGATGCAACGCCACATATTATCGGTATACGTCTGCCGCTCATTGTGAGCGCACTTTTTATCCTGCTCGGTTTCTGGATGCTCATTCGTATTAGCCAGAAACGCTATCCCTTGCCAGTCCGCCCAGAGCATTCTACACTCAAGTCCGATGCAAACCCACGACCCAATTATCCAAGAAGCCATCAAGGCTGA